In Synechococcus sp. CB0101, a genomic segment contains:
- a CDS encoding DUF6880 family protein → MARRAALDRQTLIALGPERLADLLLDLANADPALKRQLRLAVATGASPTDAASLVRERLGTIRRGSTFLKGPQIRALAKDLDQQRDAITGPIAAAEPAAALTLLWEFLDLSDSVFARCIDRSGVLSDLFRSACRQLGPLALAAEPDPETLAEQVFNAFCDNGYGIYDPLIASLTEALGPQGLQALKQRFEQLAQEPVPVPPEAEWKAVSWGSGGTGYAHQYAEQARQWAVKDGLQAVAQAMGDVDGYISQFSEEQRRAPRIAAGIAQRLLKADRPADALQALEFGPAHRSGWPVFDWEDAHIATLEALGRSADAQAARWQCFERSLNEEYLRAYLQQLPAFEDVEAEQQAIDLAAKHPQHLQALCFLLNWPSALGRAAELIVQRRDSLDGDQYTVFGPAAEKLSADHPLAATLALRCMVDFTLTHARSSRYSHAANHLHTCQLLSQRISDWGAIQPHDAYMATIRSQHARKSSFWSQAKPLGL, encoded by the coding sequence ATGGCCCGCCGCGCTGCCCTGGATCGCCAGACGCTGATCGCCCTGGGGCCGGAACGGCTCGCCGATCTGCTGCTCGACCTGGCCAATGCCGATCCAGCGCTCAAACGCCAACTGCGGCTGGCGGTGGCCACCGGCGCCAGTCCCACCGATGCGGCATCCCTGGTGCGCGAACGCCTGGGCACGATCCGCCGCGGCAGCACCTTCCTCAAAGGGCCCCAGATCAGAGCCCTGGCCAAAGATCTCGACCAACAACGCGACGCCATCACCGGTCCGATTGCCGCAGCGGAGCCAGCGGCGGCCTTGACACTGCTGTGGGAGTTTCTCGATCTGAGCGACAGCGTGTTCGCGCGGTGCATCGACCGCAGTGGGGTGCTGTCGGATCTGTTCCGCAGCGCTTGCCGGCAACTCGGCCCCCTGGCTCTGGCCGCCGAACCCGATCCAGAAACGCTGGCCGAACAGGTGTTCAACGCCTTCTGCGACAACGGCTATGGCATCTACGACCCACTGATCGCCAGCCTCACCGAGGCGCTGGGCCCCCAAGGGCTGCAGGCCCTCAAGCAACGGTTCGAGCAGCTGGCCCAGGAGCCGGTGCCCGTCCCTCCGGAAGCGGAGTGGAAAGCGGTGTCGTGGGGCAGTGGCGGCACGGGCTACGCCCATCAATATGCCGAACAGGCGCGCCAGTGGGCCGTGAAGGACGGCCTGCAGGCCGTGGCCCAGGCCATGGGTGATGTGGATGGCTACATCAGCCAATTCAGCGAGGAACAGCGGCGCGCCCCGCGCATCGCCGCCGGGATCGCCCAGCGCCTGCTCAAGGCCGATCGGCCGGCGGATGCCCTGCAGGCCCTGGAATTCGGCCCAGCCCATCGCAGCGGCTGGCCGGTGTTCGACTGGGAGGACGCCCACATCGCCACCCTGGAAGCCCTGGGTCGCAGCGCCGATGCCCAGGCCGCACGCTGGCAGTGCTTTGAGCGCTCACTCAACGAGGAGTACCTCAGGGCTTACCTGCAACAGCTGCCCGCTTTCGAGGATGTGGAGGCTGAACAGCAGGCGATCGACCTGGCCGCCAAGCACCCCCAACACCTGCAAGCGCTCTGCTTTCTGCTCAACTGGCCGTCAGCCCTCGGCCGGGCCGCCGAACTGATCGTGCAGCGCCGCGACAGCCTGGATGGCGATCAGTACACCGTGTTTGGTCCCGCAGCGGAGAAGCTGAGCGCCGACCATCCCCTGGCCGCCACCCTCGCCTTGCGCTGCATGGTGGATTTCACCCTCACCCACGCCCGCAGCAGCCGATACAGCCACGCCGCCAACCATCTGCACACCTGCCAGCTGCTCAGCCAGCGCATCAGTGACTGGGGCGCCATCCAGCCCCACGACGCCTACATGGCCACCATCCGCAGCCAACATGCTCGCAAGAGCAGCTTCTGGAGCCAGGCCAAGCCGCTGGGGCTCTGA
- the brnA gene encoding type II toxin-antitoxin system BrnA family antitoxin — protein MNSSEFDQSFDQGDSVLNSLDLASARRPRLQQKRVNVDFPLWMVEQLDREASRLGVTRQSIIKVWLSERLEPPLAADRPQATGNR, from the coding sequence ATGAACAGCTCTGAGTTTGATCAATCCTTCGATCAGGGCGATTCCGTGCTGAACTCGCTGGATCTCGCCTCCGCCCGGCGGCCCCGTCTGCAGCAGAAGCGCGTCAATGTCGACTTTCCGCTCTGGATGGTCGAACAACTGGATCGGGAAGCGTCGCGCCTCGGCGTGACGCGCCAGTCGATCATCAAGGTTTGGCTGTCGGAGCGGTTGGAGCCGCCTCTCGCGGCCGATCGGCCGCAGGCCACCGGAAACCGCTGA
- a CDS encoding BrnT family toxin, with product MEFEFDPSKSQSNQEKHGIDFVAAQALWEDPALLEIAARTLDEPRWLVIGRIQRKHWSAVITLRGQAIRLISVRRSRPEEIQLYEQL from the coding sequence ATGGAGTTTGAGTTCGACCCGAGCAAAAGCCAGTCCAACCAGGAGAAGCACGGCATTGACTTCGTTGCCGCGCAGGCGCTCTGGGAAGACCCCGCTTTGCTGGAGATCGCCGCGCGCACGCTGGATGAGCCGCGATGGCTCGTCATCGGTCGCATTCAGCGCAAACACTGGTCAGCGGTGATCACCCTGCGCGGCCAAGCCATCCGACTCATCTCCGTCCGTCGATCACGCCCTGAGGAGATTCAGCTCTATGAACAGCTCTGA
- a CDS encoding ArdC family protein: MPAVVDQKLTESLIALLEQGTTPWRREWDAVGGGHHVNLISGRRYRGSNPVLLTLGMHLRGSALPYWCGFGEAKSRGLSPRKGSKAVYVLRPQVHVSPADPEASAAVEASGSAAMPRSWVSYRPVPVFNAADLVGEALAGLIQTRREADGVVRRPVPERLAAAESVLSSWPVEAVHGGGQACYRPAADCIHLPERAVFHSPAALYATWGHEAVHSTGHPARLARDLSGTVGSRAYAREELVAELGAVLLGERLEIGSDVANHAAYLASWIALLRESPRMLVEVLGDARRAVDLICPDEVVVDLPD; this comes from the coding sequence ATGCCTGCCGTTGTTGATCAGAAGCTCACCGAATCGTTGATCGCCCTGCTCGAGCAGGGAACAACCCCCTGGCGGCGCGAGTGGGACGCGGTGGGTGGTGGTCATCACGTGAACCTGATCAGTGGCCGCCGCTACCGCGGCTCCAATCCGGTGTTGCTCACCCTTGGGATGCACCTGCGTGGTTCGGCCCTGCCTTATTGGTGCGGTTTCGGGGAGGCGAAGTCGCGCGGACTCTCGCCGCGCAAAGGCAGTAAGGCGGTGTATGTGTTGCGGCCTCAGGTGCATGTGAGCCCGGCCGATCCAGAGGCGTCCGCAGCGGTGGAGGCCTCTGGATCGGCCGCCATGCCCCGCAGCTGGGTGAGCTACCGGCCGGTGCCCGTGTTCAACGCGGCGGATCTGGTGGGTGAGGCGCTCGCAGGGCTGATCCAGACGCGCCGTGAGGCGGATGGGGTGGTGCGGCGACCGGTGCCCGAGCGGCTGGCGGCTGCGGAATCTGTGCTCTCCAGCTGGCCGGTTGAGGCGGTGCATGGCGGCGGTCAGGCCTGCTATCGGCCTGCGGCTGATTGCATTCACTTGCCTGAGCGGGCGGTGTTTCACTCCCCGGCTGCGCTTTATGCCACCTGGGGGCACGAGGCGGTGCATTCCACGGGGCATCCCGCCCGCCTGGCGCGTGATCTCTCCGGGACGGTGGGCAGCCGTGCCTACGCCCGTGAGGAGCTGGTGGCGGAACTGGGCGCGGTGTTGCTGGGGGAACGACTCGAGATCGGCAGTGATGTGGCCAATCACGCCGCCTATCTCGCTAGTTGGATCGCGTTGTTGCGCGAATCACCGCGGATGTTGGTGGAGGTGCTTGGCGATGCGCGTCGGGCGGTGGATCTGATCTGCCCGGACGAGGTGGTCGTTGATTTGCCGGATTAA